DNA sequence from the Rubripirellula reticaptiva genome:
TTGCGACGCAATTCCACGGTTGAGCCGTGGGCTTTCACATCACACCTACCAAGCCGCCTACGAACGCTTTAAGCCCAGTGATACCGAATAACGTTTGGACGGTACGTATTACCGCGGCTGCTGGCACGTACTTAGCCCGTCCTTCCTCTGCAGATCGGTCAAGTGAAGGGGAGTACCCCAACACATTTCCTCCCTACTGACAGCGGTTTACAACCCGAGGGCCTTCATCCCGCACGCGGCATCGCTCGGTCAGACTTTCGTCCATTGCCGAAGATTCTCGACTGCAGCCATCCGTAGATGTCTGGGCAGTGTCTCAGTCCCAGTGAGCCGGGCCATGCTCTCACACCCGGTAACCATCGCAGCCTTGGTGAGCCGTTACCTCACCAACAAGCGTAATAGTACGCGGTCCGATCTAAGGGCGGAATCACACCATTTGATCCGTAGATGTTATCCGGTATTACTAGCAGTTTCCCGCTACTATCCCGGTCCCCAAGGTACATAACCACGCGTTACTCTCCCTTTCGCCACTGTCCTTCCTCATAGCAAGCTAATTGGAATTCTCGTGCGACTTGCATGCCTAATCCATGCCGCCAACGTTCATTCTGAGCCAGGATCAAACCCTTCAATTTTGTATTGATTCACCAGCGAGCAAGCTCGCCGGGAGAAAGCAAAGTTAAAACCGATAGTTGATCTGGTCTGGAGCCTCGGTAAAGACTCCAGCGATTCGCCATTTTTTCATTCATCCGAACCAAACCACTCCGAAAAGTAACCCGATCCAGAATCACGAGAAATGACCTCGCAAATCTAAACTCAACAGAAGTTTCATCACCAAATTGTCAAAGATCAATGCGAAGGAAAAGTCGCCGCCGCTAAGCGGTTTCCGTTTCCCAATCGCGAGGCGGGATCTTTGCCGCTGAGAGGCTTGCCGTCAATACGTTAAGGAGAAGTTTTCGCCGATTTCACAAACATTCTGTTTCGCGTGCCGATTCGTGGCGTGAGTTCGTCGCGATAGCCTGCTGGATTTGCGCAATGTGCATGCGTCATCATTTGTTTCAATCGCCGCCATTTCTTTATCAGAACTCGATTCATCACTTGTCCGCCTGTGTCTCGCTTTGAACGGAAAGGTCATTGTTGCGAGTTCTTGCCGTTCGAATCGCAAGACGAGACACGACGAAAGATGCGACTGAAAATGAAGAAGTGTGAATCCGTTTGCTTCTCGTCCTATAACTCTGTCGGTAACCCGTTCGCTTGCGGCTCGGACACACTTTCTCAAGCGGCGACCGATTCTAGCTCGTCTGTGGCGGCTTCATTTCCAATTCGGCTTCATTTCCAAGTGGTGAATGAATGTCGTTGACGGCTTGCAGCTACTTAGACGACTTGCTGATGCCTAGTTGCTTATCGGGATCGTAAAGGTGAGATATTCGTGTCCGGCCAAGCAGCGATGTTCTCGCAGATCGCCACCAACCCATCGGCGCAACCGTCATTTTCGCGTTCCAGCCTCCCTAAGCGGATTTCTCTCGCTCGTTGTCCTGCACTTACTTGGTTTTCGGATGCAGATCAGCCTTTGCAGGATGTGATTCTTTGGCAAGATGGCCGTTGGGATTGAGAATGGTTCTCGAGCGAGCGTCAGCATCAACTTTGCAAATTTCCGAGGGCACGTTTTGCAATCAGAAAACTGACGCAAATGAGACTGGAAACTAATTTTAGGTGGTAATTGATGTTGGTTTCCGCTAACAATGGAAAGTGACCTTTTCCAGAGTCATGAAAAGGTTTGTTTTCCTTAGCTTTTTAGGTTTCGAAGTATGAGACAGCGTTTAAATCCAGCCCGCGGTTTCACCCTGGTGGAATTGTTGGTGGTCATCGCCATCATTGGGGTCCTGGTGGGCTTGCTGCTGCCCGCAGTTCAAGCAGCACGCGAGGCGGCTCGACGAATGAGCTGCAGCAATAATTTCAAGCAGCTTGGCTTGGCAATGCACAACTACCACAGTGCATTCAAGCAAATGCCGATGCATGGCGTCGGAACAGATGACGGAAACAATGCCGGACAGAACTGGTGGACTGGCTATACGACCAACAATCACTGGCGCCTTAGTGCGCTAGTGGGGATGACTCCGTTCGTGGAGCAGCAAGCACTTTGGGAGCAAATCTCAAACCCAAGTGCGCAGCGAACCGACGGTAACACTGGAGCGGGAATTGGTACGATCACCAACCCTTGGCCCGCGATGGGGCCAACTCCCGACAATATCCAGTACATTCCTTGGGCTAGCGAGATTCCAGCCCTTCGCTGCCCTAGCGATCCCGGTACAGGTTTGCCGTCACTCGGCCGGAGCAATTACGCATCATGTATGGGGGACTCGCATTGGCGCGCTCAACAGGGTGAATTGGACCCCGACGTCGGGCCGACAAACAGCGGTTATGCACAAGAATCTCGCGCAGCAAATCGTGGCACATTCATTCGGCACAAGTCAATGAAGTTCCGCGACGTGCTGGACGGACTCTCCAACACAATTGCCATGATGGAAATTACGACGGACTTGGGTGATAAGGACACACGGACTCAGGGGAAAAAGCATCCCAATGGTCAACCTGCACAGACTGAAATTCGCGACAACCCGCATCTTTGTTACGAATCGGGAATGATCGATCCTCTTCGTCCTCAGTTCTGGGTTGCGGGAGCAGCCAATGAATTCGATGCGATTACGAAGGGGCGAGGCTATCGCTGGGCGGACGATCAATTGATGCAGTCAATGGCATTCACTATCGCGCCACCTAATGGTGCCGTCTGCATGCCACACGACAGCAATGGGCCGTCTCATGCAGGTGGCTCAAGTCGTCACCAAGGCGGTATTCATGTCCTGATGGGTGACGGTGCGATCAAATTCATCACGGACTCGATCGAAGCTGGAAATCAGCAAAATCCGGTTGTTTACACTGGCGGCACGGTAGCAAACAGAAATGTTCCGGGCGCCGCCAGTCCCTTTGGCCTTTGGGGTGCCCTCGGGACTCGTGGGGCGAAAGAGTCGATCGACACGGAACTGTAATCGCGTCTGAAACGAAGTCGCGTTGAGTCAACGAAAAACCCAGGACTTGAAAAAGCCCTGGGTTTTTTAATGGAATCAAAGAAGTGGCTCAGGACTAAGGTTTCGCGTCCGCTTCACTCATTCCTGTGCTTTCGGCTGCAACCATCGCTTCATATTCGGCG
Encoded proteins:
- a CDS encoding DUF1559 domain-containing protein, which translates into the protein MRQRLNPARGFTLVELLVVIAIIGVLVGLLLPAVQAAREAARRMSCSNNFKQLGLAMHNYHSAFKQMPMHGVGTDDGNNAGQNWWTGYTTNNHWRLSALVGMTPFVEQQALWEQISNPSAQRTDGNTGAGIGTITNPWPAMGPTPDNIQYIPWASEIPALRCPSDPGTGLPSLGRSNYASCMGDSHWRAQQGELDPDVGPTNSGYAQESRAANRGTFIRHKSMKFRDVLDGLSNTIAMMEITTDLGDKDTRTQGKKHPNGQPAQTEIRDNPHLCYESGMIDPLRPQFWVAGAANEFDAITKGRGYRWADDQLMQSMAFTIAPPNGAVCMPHDSNGPSHAGGSSRHQGGIHVLMGDGAIKFITDSIEAGNQQNPVVYTGGTVANRNVPGAASPFGLWGALGTRGAKESIDTEL